Proteins from a genomic interval of Prevotella sp. E13-27:
- a CDS encoding carboxypeptidase-like regulatory domain-containing protein: MKKLNLLFFGLAMVFGMTFVSCSDDDNKGENKPQEQPTPTPNPPGDPDNMVFAKISGVVTFSDPSSYMRPSPLANVKVTSGSNIATTDGNGFYKLDEVKVENGYAVVKFEAENCLSIVRSIPVEGNSRLNVVMKAVDKETTFTATGGTTITMQTDYWGSNNMVVEVPGGFVTESKTPYTGTVNAKAAYLNPDDGDFSEQMPGDLATNQGEQLVSYGMVGVEFTGTNGEKLQMAEGNEATLRFPVPNRFATDTENPLPEKIDLWSFNEETGLWEKEGEAEFQGNEYVGKVKHFSWHNLDAPSLKATLNITVKDTNDKPIANVPVDIDGQRTFYTDKDGKIKCEVPSDVKFYVRVASEAYGNYAGYDTSKEKKVTVNKLNGGDTKSIEFKLPAAPAISGVVTNSGSGSNVCMVYIVYNGYELTDKVMTDLNGAYRIFGPVGYNGPATIYARFSNGDIVSKEFTLDGNDQRIDLQANTTSGSGTGRFNVKNSKLGLNMNYPLPGPKAGGLWTADVSGGMFSVSGDIHGDGDNDGRVSMHFGIQGYDASQTTFNSAYFNYMEEKGPHFGLNISYQKAEVTRDGDVYHIKMTDVDGTYYDQMNGFESVDVKATVEFDAKAAN, encoded by the coding sequence ATGAAGAAACTCAATCTTTTATTCTTTGGTCTTGCCATGGTATTTGGCATGACTTTCGTCTCTTGCAGCGATGATGACAACAAGGGAGAAAACAAACCACAAGAGCAGCCTACCCCGACTCCTAATCCTCCTGGTGATCCCGATAATATGGTGTTTGCCAAGATTTCAGGTGTCGTTACCTTTTCTGATCCTAGTTCATATATGAGACCATCTCCTTTGGCAAATGTGAAAGTCACTTCTGGTTCTAATATTGCTACTACCGATGGCAACGGCTTCTATAAGCTCGATGAGGTAAAGGTGGAAAATGGGTATGCCGTAGTGAAGTTCGAGGCAGAAAACTGTCTGAGCATCGTACGTTCTATACCAGTTGAAGGCAATTCTCGTCTCAACGTTGTGATGAAAGCAGTTGATAAGGAAACAACGTTCACTGCTACTGGTGGAACAACAATTACTATGCAGACTGACTACTGGGGCAGTAATAATATGGTTGTTGAAGTTCCTGGCGGCTTCGTAACTGAAAGCAAAACCCCATACACAGGTACGGTTAATGCGAAAGCTGCATATCTGAATCCTGATGATGGGGATTTCTCAGAGCAGATGCCTGGCGACCTTGCAACAAATCAAGGCGAGCAGTTGGTTAGCTATGGTATGGTAGGTGTTGAGTTCACTGGCACTAATGGCGAGAAGCTGCAGATGGCTGAAGGCAACGAGGCAACACTTCGTTTCCCTGTACCTAATAGATTTGCTACAGATACAGAGAATCCACTTCCTGAAAAGATTGATCTCTGGAGCTTCAACGAAGAGACTGGCCTTTGGGAGAAAGAGGGTGAAGCTGAATTCCAAGGCAATGAGTATGTTGGTAAGGTGAAGCACTTCTCATGGCACAACCTCGATGCTCCAAGCCTTAAGGCTACACTGAATATAACTGTTAAGGATACAAATGACAAGCCAATTGCTAATGTGCCTGTCGATATCGATGGTCAGCGTACATTCTATACAGATAAAGACGGCAAAATCAAGTGCGAGGTTCCAAGCGATGTGAAGTTCTATGTGAGAGTGGCATCTGAGGCTTACGGTAACTATGCTGGATATGATACTTCTAAGGAAAAGAAGGTTACTGTTAATAAGCTTAATGGAGGAGATACTAAGAGCATCGAATTCAAACTGCCTGCTGCTCCAGCAATCTCTGGCGTTGTAACAAATTCTGGTTCTGGCTCAAATGTGTGCATGGTCTATATAGTTTATAATGGATATGAGCTAACAGATAAGGTAATGACCGACCTCAATGGCGCATACCGCATCTTCGGACCTGTAGGCTATAATGGTCCAGCTACTATCTATGCACGCTTCTCTAACGGTGACATTGTTTCCAAAGAATTCACTCTTGATGGCAATGACCAGCGTATAGACCTTCAGGCAAACACAACAAGCGGTTCAGGTACAGGTAGGTTCAACGTAAAGAACAGTAAACTTGGACTGAACATGAATTATCCTCTCCCTGGTCCAAAGGCTGGTGGTCTGTGGACTGCTGATGTTTCAGGTGGTATGTTTAGTGTTTCTGGCGATATACATGGTGATGGCGATAATGACGGAAGAGTGAGCATGCATTTCGGAATTCAGGGCTATGATGCCAGCCAGACTACGTTCAACAGCGCTTACTTCAACTATATGGAAGAAAAAGGACCTCACTTCGGCCTTAATATCAGTTATCAGAAAGCAGAGGTTACACGTGATGGCGATGTCTATCATATAAAGATGACTGACGTTGATGGTACTTATTATGATCAGATGAATGGTTTTGAAAGTGTTGACGTTAAGGCAACCGTTGAGTTTGATGCTAAGGCTGCTAACTAA
- a CDS encoding RelA/SpoT family protein gives MTMEEDLKLREAADEKMINDAFEVLLNDYLNSRHRKKVDLITKAFNFAKQAHKGVRRLSGEPYIMHPIAVAQIVCSEIGLGSTSICAALLHDVVEDTEYTVEDISNMFGPKIAQIVDGLTKISGGIFGEQASAQAENFKKLLLTMSEDIRVILIKIADRLHNMRTLDSQPANKQYKIAGETQYLYAPLAHRLGLYKIKSELENLSFRFEHPEEYADIASKLSATQASRHQLFDNFTAPIEDALKKMGLKYEIRERVKTPYSIWTKMQNKHVTFDEIYDILAVRIIFTPTSREKEDEECFNIYVSLSKLYKSHPDRLRDWVNHPKSNGYQALHVTLMSKEGLWIEVQIRSDRMDEIAEQGLAAHWKYKEGGEYSEDENELNEWLHTIKEILDDPQPDAMDFLDAIKLNLFASEIFIFTPKGEIKTMPSNCTALDFAFSIHTFLGSHCIGAKVNHKLVPMSHRLQSGDQVEILTSKSQHVSPAWINFVNTAKAKAKIQSILRHDNRESQKNGEDILNEWAKKNSIELTPAMIDQLAEFHDTKRREEFFQALGDKTILLGDKDLDELKGKNKKSESSGGWRRYVPFVKAKKKEEPAESELFVVPEKFNRKKPIYITDDNIRQYKFPSCCHPIPGDDVLGYIDNKNQIEIHKRACPVANKLKTSYGNRILDAKWDMHKKLFFDATIRLSGIDRRGLVHEVTNVISQQLSVDIRRILFTTEDGIFDGSIDLRVHDCADLKQIMDSLKEVDDLKEISRIM, from the coding sequence ATGACTATGGAGGAAGATTTGAAATTACGCGAAGCGGCTGATGAGAAGATGATCAATGATGCATTTGAGGTGTTGCTTAACGACTACCTTAACTCGCGTCACAGAAAGAAGGTTGATCTCATCACTAAGGCATTCAACTTTGCCAAGCAGGCACACAAAGGTGTCCGCCGACTCTCCGGCGAGCCCTATATCATGCACCCAATCGCTGTAGCACAAATAGTATGCTCAGAGATAGGGCTGGGGTCAACGAGCATCTGCGCAGCACTGCTCCACGACGTTGTGGAGGATACCGAATATACCGTTGAGGACATATCAAACATGTTCGGTCCGAAGATTGCACAAATCGTTGACGGACTGACAAAGATCAGCGGTGGCATCTTCGGTGAACAGGCATCTGCCCAGGCAGAGAACTTCAAGAAGCTGCTCCTCACCATGAGCGAGGACATACGTGTGATTCTCATAAAGATTGCCGACCGTCTGCACAACATGCGCACGCTCGACTCGCAGCCAGCCAACAAACAATATAAGATTGCTGGCGAGACGCAGTATCTTTATGCTCCCCTCGCCCATCGCTTGGGTCTCTACAAGATAAAGTCGGAGCTTGAGAACCTCAGCTTCCGCTTTGAACACCCCGAGGAATATGCCGACATAGCATCGAAGTTAAGTGCCACACAGGCATCGCGCCATCAGTTGTTCGACAACTTCACGGCTCCCATAGAGGATGCACTGAAGAAAATGGGACTGAAGTACGAGATTCGTGAGCGTGTGAAGACTCCCTACTCCATCTGGACAAAGATGCAGAACAAGCATGTCACTTTCGACGAGATCTATGACATATTGGCTGTAAGAATAATCTTCACGCCCACATCTCGAGAGAAGGAAGACGAAGAATGCTTCAACATCTACGTTTCTCTGAGCAAGCTATACAAGAGCCATCCCGACCGTCTGCGAGACTGGGTAAACCACCCGAAATCCAACGGCTACCAGGCGCTTCACGTGACGCTGATGTCGAAAGAAGGTCTCTGGATAGAGGTGCAGATACGCAGTGACCGTATGGACGAGATTGCCGAGCAGGGATTGGCAGCCCACTGGAAATACAAGGAGGGTGGCGAATATTCGGAAGACGAGAACGAGCTCAACGAATGGCTCCACACTATCAAGGAGATTCTCGACGACCCACAGCCCGATGCCATGGACTTCCTCGATGCCATAAAGCTGAACCTCTTTGCGAGCGAGATATTCATCTTCACGCCTAAAGGTGAGATAAAAACCATGCCTTCCAACTGCACAGCTCTTGACTTCGCGTTCTCCATACACACCTTCCTTGGCTCTCACTGTATAGGTGCAAAGGTAAACCACAAGCTGGTGCCCATGAGCCACCGTCTTCAGAGCGGTGACCAAGTAGAGATTCTTACCTCAAAGTCACAGCATGTGTCACCGGCATGGATTAATTTCGTCAATACCGCAAAAGCAAAAGCGAAGATACAGTCCATACTACGTCACGACAATCGCGAGTCGCAGAAGAATGGCGAGGATATACTTAACGAGTGGGCAAAGAAGAACTCCATAGAGCTTACTCCAGCCATGATAGACCAACTGGCAGAGTTCCATGACACAAAACGTCGCGAAGAGTTCTTCCAGGCACTTGGCGATAAGACCATTCTCCTTGGTGACAAAGATCTTGACGAGCTGAAAGGCAAGAACAAGAAGAGCGAGAGCAGTGGCGGCTGGCGTCGCTACGTGCCGTTTGTCAAGGCAAAGAAGAAGGAGGAACCAGCAGAATCCGAACTGTTTGTCGTTCCCGAGAAGTTCAATCGCAAAAAGCCCATCTATATCACCGACGACAATATCCGTCAATATAAGTTCCCTTCATGCTGTCACCCTATCCCTGGCGACGACGTGCTCGGATATATAGACAATAAGAACCAGATTGAGATTCACAAGCGTGCCTGTCCTGTTGCCAACAAGCTGAAGACCAGCTATGGCAACCGCATACTCGACGCAAAGTGGGACATGCACAAGAAGCTGTTCTTCGATGCTACTATCCGTCTCAGCGGCATTGACCGTCGCGGACTTGTTCATGAGGTGACAAACGTCATCTCCCAGCAACTGTCTGTTGACATACGCCGCATTCTTTTCACTACCGAGGATGGAATCTTCGACGGCTCAATAGACCTGCGTGTTCATGACTGCGCCGATTTGAAGCAAATCATGGACAGCCTGAAAGAGGTGGACGACCTGAAAGAGATTTCACGCATCATGTAA
- a CDS encoding transglycosylase SLT domain-containing protein, whose amino-acid sequence MVIGLFTVHSSLYVSQATAQDAADDEEIDFPESMEEDDIDNLLNEYHAKAYLSVDADCEMSSSNPTFGKEVYMKRLKRMPTEMEMPYNEVVQAFIDRYTGRMRHSVSFMLGASNFFMPLFEEALEMYQLPLELKYLPIIESALKPNAVSRVGAAGLWQFMPTTGKEYGLEINTLVDERRDPQRASYAAAHYLKDLYKIFGDWNLVIAAYNCGPANINKAIHRAGGEKDFWKIYPYLPKETRGYVPAFIAANYVMNYYCEHNICPMKCELPVKTDTVVVTRDINLNQISAVLGIDIEMLRSLNPSYRRDIVPGNETRPMAIRMMPNDVVRFIDMQDSIYNYTSSEIYKKRDEVEVHNVTVKGGRSNARGRNSRSSRGAKSVTVRSGDTLGAIAKRNGTTVEKLRKLNGIRGNNIRAGKKLRVK is encoded by the coding sequence ATGGTGATTGGTCTATTCACCGTTCACTCATCACTGTATGTCAGTCAGGCGACAGCACAGGATGCTGCCGACGACGAAGAAATAGACTTCCCTGAGTCAATGGAAGAAGATGATATTGACAATCTTCTCAACGAGTACCATGCGAAAGCCTATCTCTCTGTCGATGCAGACTGTGAGATGTCAAGCTCTAACCCTACTTTCGGCAAAGAAGTATATATGAAGCGTCTGAAACGTATGCCTACAGAGATGGAGATGCCATACAATGAGGTGGTACAAGCATTCATTGACCGTTACACCGGTCGCATGCGCCACTCTGTCAGCTTCATGCTTGGTGCGTCAAACTTCTTTATGCCACTCTTCGAGGAGGCACTTGAGATGTACCAGCTGCCTCTCGAACTGAAATACCTGCCTATCATTGAGTCGGCACTGAAACCCAATGCCGTATCGCGTGTCGGGGCTGCAGGACTGTGGCAGTTCATGCCAACGACTGGCAAGGAATATGGTCTCGAGATAAATACTCTGGTCGATGAGCGTCGCGACCCTCAGCGTGCATCCTACGCTGCAGCCCACTACCTTAAGGACCTCTACAAGATTTTCGGTGACTGGAACCTAGTAATAGCAGCATATAACTGCGGACCGGCAAACATAAACAAGGCCATACATCGTGCCGGAGGCGAGAAAGACTTCTGGAAGATCTATCCCTACCTACCAAAGGAAACACGTGGTTATGTGCCAGCATTCATAGCAGCCAACTATGTTATGAACTACTACTGCGAGCACAACATCTGCCCGATGAAGTGTGAGCTTCCAGTGAAGACTGACACTGTTGTCGTAACACGCGACATCAACCTCAACCAGATCTCTGCAGTGCTGGGCATAGACATTGAGATGCTGCGCTCTCTTAATCCCAGCTACCGTCGCGACATAGTGCCTGGCAACGAGACTCGCCCCATGGCGATACGCATGATGCCTAACGACGTCGTGCGCTTCATTGACATGCAGGACTCTATCTACAACTACACATCCTCAGAGATATACAAGAAGCGTGACGAGGTTGAAGTACACAATGTCACCGTGAAGGGTGGACGCAGCAATGCCCGCGGCCGCAACTCACGCAGTAGCAGAGGAGCAAAGTCTGTCACCGTGCGCAGTGGCGACACTCTCGGAGCTATTGCCAAGCGCAACGGCACCACCGTGGAGAAGTTGCGCAAGCTGAACGGCATACGCGGTAACAACATTCGTGCGGGAAAGAAGCTGAGAGTAAAGTAA
- a CDS encoding DUF5683 domain-containing protein, producing MAATSGFAQDTVSKPVVTDSVIAVVEDSVITAEKDSVVDALDSLYNEMLADSMFINEADSAIQESLMNVDAKKSEVIVKQQRDWSQWRPDPKRALWLALVIPGGGQIYNRKYWKLPIVYGGFIGCIYALSWNSMMYKDYQQAYLDIMDDDPNTASYNKFLHLGRTIDSSNIERYKDIFKSRKDRYRRWRDLSFFSMVGIYALSVIDAYVDAELSDFDISKDLSMKVRPTVFGTSANTAHNTFYNTSVGVNCSLNF from the coding sequence ATGGCAGCAACAAGTGGTTTTGCTCAGGACACTGTGAGCAAGCCTGTTGTCACTGATTCCGTTATCGCTGTTGTAGAGGATTCTGTCATCACAGCAGAAAAAGACTCCGTCGTTGATGCCCTCGACTCGCTATATAACGAGATGCTCGCTGACAGCATGTTCATCAACGAGGCCGACAGCGCCATTCAAGAGTCGCTAATGAACGTTGACGCAAAGAAGAGCGAGGTGATAGTAAAGCAGCAACGCGACTGGAGTCAATGGCGACCCGACCCGAAGCGAGCACTGTGGCTCGCGCTCGTCATCCCTGGCGGTGGCCAGATCTACAACCGCAAATACTGGAAGCTGCCCATCGTCTATGGTGGATTTATCGGCTGTATCTATGCTCTCAGCTGGAACAGCATGATGTACAAAGACTATCAGCAGGCTTATCTCGACATCATGGACGATGACCCCAACACGGCGAGCTACAACAAGTTCCTGCACTTGGGTCGCACCATCGACTCGTCGAACATTGAGCGATACAAGGACATATTCAAAAGCCGCAAAGACCGCTACCGCCGTTGGCGCGACCTCAGCTTCTTCTCAATGGTGGGCATATACGCACTGTCGGTGATTGATGCCTACGTTGATGCCGAGCTCTCAGATTTCGACATAAGCAAGGACCTCAGCATGAAGGTGCGCCCTACAGTGTTCGGCACCAGTGCCAACACCGCCCACAACACATTCTACAACACCTCGGTAGGTGTAAACTGTAGTTTGAACTTTTAA
- a CDS encoding ParB/RepB/Spo0J family partition protein, producing the protein MAVHKKFAKGSAALGRGLDDIGNGRGLDALIDTSDVRTQGSSNLNEIPIDQIEPNPDQPRHEFDPTALNELALSIQNMGIIAPITLRQVAPDHYQIIAGERRWRASQMAGLKTLPAYIRTVEDENVMELALVENIQREDLNAIEIALAYEHLAETTGMTQEKISERVGKSRTAVTNYMRLLKLPAQIQMALKNHEIDMGHARALLSIDSPSMQLKLFREVQKNQYSVRKVEDMVRMIKDGEDMHAANKKVASKTQLPPEFNTLKKRLSDLFQTKVQMTCSAQGKGKISIPFADEEELERIMNALDRLRN; encoded by the coding sequence ATGGCTGTACATAAGAAATTTGCAAAGGGTTCTGCTGCCCTCGGACGCGGACTCGACGATATAGGAAACGGTCGCGGACTTGACGCGCTCATCGATACCAGCGACGTGAGAACCCAAGGTTCTTCAAACCTCAACGAGATACCCATTGACCAGATAGAACCCAATCCCGACCAGCCGCGTCATGAGTTTGACCCGACGGCTCTTAACGAGTTGGCACTAAGCATTCAGAACATGGGCATCATAGCGCCTATAACACTGCGTCAGGTAGCTCCCGACCACTATCAGATTATTGCCGGTGAGCGCCGTTGGCGTGCATCGCAGATGGCCGGTTTGAAGACCCTGCCAGCCTACATACGCACTGTTGAAGACGAGAATGTCATGGAGCTGGCACTCGTCGAGAACATTCAGCGTGAGGACCTCAACGCCATAGAGATTGCGTTGGCTTATGAGCATCTTGCTGAGACAACAGGAATGACGCAGGAGAAAATCTCCGAGCGAGTTGGCAAGAGCCGCACTGCCGTCACCAACTACATGCGCCTGCTGAAGCTCCCTGCACAGATACAGATGGCACTTAAGAACCACGAGATAGACATGGGTCACGCACGTGCCCTTCTCTCTATCGACTCACCGTCCATGCAGCTGAAGCTGTTCAGAGAGGTACAGAAAAATCAGTACTCCGTGCGCAAGGTGGAAGACATGGTTAGAATGATAAAGGATGGTGAAGACATGCACGCAGCAAACAAGAAGGTTGCCTCCAAGACACAGCTGCCACCAGAATTCAACACTCTCAAGAAGCGTCTCTCCGACCTGTTCCAGACAAAGGTACAGATGACATGCTCAGCTCAGGGAAAAGGAAAGATCAGCATTCCGTTTGCTGACGAAGAAGAGCTGGAACGCATTATGAATGCATTAGACAGACTTAGAAATTGA
- a CDS encoding ParA family protein, whose protein sequence is MGKIIALANQKGGVGKTTTTINLAASLATLEKSVLVVDADPQANASSGLGVDIKEVDCSLYECIIDKADIRDAIYTTDIDGLDIIPSHIDLVGAEIEMLNLDNRERVLKDILAPIRSEYDYILIDCSPSLGLITVNALTAADSVIIPVQCEYFALEGISKLLNTIRIIKSKLNTRLEIEGFLLTMYDSRLRLANQIYDEVKRHFQELVFKTVIQRNVKLSESPSHGLPVILYDADSTGSKNHLALAKEIINKNR, encoded by the coding sequence ATGGGAAAAATCATTGCATTAGCCAATCAGAAAGGCGGTGTGGGTAAGACCACAACGACCATTAACCTGGCAGCTTCATTAGCCACTCTCGAAAAATCCGTCTTAGTGGTCGATGCCGACCCGCAGGCCAACGCCTCCAGCGGACTTGGTGTTGACATCAAGGAAGTTGACTGCTCTCTCTATGAGTGCATCATCGACAAAGCCGACATACGCGATGCCATCTACACAACCGATATTGACGGTCTGGACATTATTCCAAGTCATATCGACCTCGTTGGAGCAGAGATAGAGATGCTGAACCTCGACAATCGCGAGAGGGTGCTGAAAGATATTCTCGCCCCTATACGTTCTGAATACGACTATATCCTCATAGACTGTTCACCATCACTGGGACTCATTACGGTCAACGCGCTGACAGCTGCAGACTCCGTCATCATCCCCGTTCAGTGTGAATACTTTGCCCTTGAGGGTATATCAAAACTCCTCAACACCATCAGAATTATCAAGTCCAAGCTCAACACCCGCTTGGAGATTGAAGGATTCCTCCTCACCATGTACGACTCGCGTCTTCGCCTTGCCAACCAGATTTATGACGAGGTGAAGCGTCATTTCCAGGAACTTGTGTTCAAGACTGTCATCCAGCGTAACGTGAAGCTCTCAGAGAGTCCAAGCCACGGTCTGCCTGTCATCCTTTATGACGCAGACTCTACTGGTTCTAAGAACCACTTGGCACTGGCAAAGGAAATAATCAACAAGAACAGATAG
- the ruvA gene encoding Holliday junction branch migration protein RuvA, producing the protein MIEYIKGEVAELTPALAIIEAAGVGYALNISLYTYSALQSKKEAKLYVYEAIREDAHLLYGFYNKKEREMFELLITVSGVGANTARMMLSSMSVTELCNAISTGNSKLVQSIKGIGKMTAQRIIVDLKDKIVALGIAEEIPAGGSIAAPVNNAVRDEAVAALTMLGFAPAPTQKVVVAILQQEPSLPVEQVVKLALKQIK; encoded by the coding sequence ATGATAGAATACATTAAGGGTGAGGTGGCAGAACTGACACCTGCACTCGCAATAATTGAAGCTGCAGGAGTGGGCTATGCACTGAATATTTCGCTTTATACTTACAGTGCCCTGCAGAGTAAGAAAGAGGCAAAACTCTATGTCTATGAGGCTATACGTGAAGACGCTCATCTGCTCTATGGCTTCTACAACAAGAAGGAGCGTGAGATGTTTGAGTTGCTCATCACTGTGTCGGGCGTTGGTGCAAACACGGCGCGTATGATGCTTTCGTCGATGAGTGTGACAGAACTTTGCAATGCTATATCCACAGGCAACTCAAAGCTCGTGCAGAGCATTAAAGGTATTGGAAAGATGACAGCACAACGCATCATCGTTGACCTGAAAGACAAAATCGTGGCTCTCGGCATAGCTGAAGAGATTCCTGCTGGCGGATCAATAGCTGCTCCTGTGAACAATGCCGTTCGCGATGAAGCAGTGGCAGCGCTTACCATGCTTGGTTTTGCGCCTGCTCCTACACAGAAGGTCGTTGTGGCAATACTGCAGCAGGAACCGTCGTTGCCAGTGGAACAGGTTGTTAAATTAGCCCTAAAACAGATTAAGTAA
- the dacB gene encoding D-alanyl-D-alanine carboxypeptidase/D-alanyl-D-alanine-endopeptidase — protein MRRLFFFLLSMCCGMMSAVAQSELLLNDSVYEDSIIVLPWPENVQMKLDSMVANDEMLQTSQLGLMVYDLTADSALYTFNHRQTMRPASTMKVVTAITALDRLGGNHVLRTSLAYSGDISGRTLTGNIYLGGGMDPMFSEEDMREFAMRVQNLGIDTLRGAIMLDRSMKDTVKWGEGWCWDDKNPELTPLLVDRKPCFVENFLIELSQLGIVVDSISLFEEPAPEDAIPLYVCEHNIDQLLMKMMKDSDNLYAECLYYHLAASLGRHPARAQYAQSLERSLVGTLGLDSSKYRFADGSGLSLYNYVSPELLSRLLQYAWRTPRIKSHLLPSLPVAGVDGTLKKRMKNTVAEGNVRAKTGTLTGVISLAGYCTAANGHDLCFVIMNQGVLKWRDTRDFQDRLCVILCEE, from the coding sequence ATGAGAAGACTCTTTTTCTTTTTATTGTCTATGTGCTGTGGCATGATGAGTGCTGTGGCACAGAGTGAACTTCTACTTAATGACAGCGTCTATGAAGATAGCATTATAGTACTGCCTTGGCCAGAGAATGTGCAGATGAAGCTCGACTCCATGGTGGCCAACGACGAGATGCTCCAAACATCGCAGTTAGGACTGATGGTTTATGACCTTACGGCTGACTCTGCTCTTTATACATTTAATCACAGACAGACAATGCGTCCGGCATCGACGATGAAGGTCGTCACGGCGATAACAGCCCTCGATCGGCTGGGTGGAAATCATGTCCTGCGTACATCGCTCGCTTACTCTGGAGATATAAGCGGTAGGACTCTGACGGGAAATATCTATCTTGGAGGCGGGATGGACCCCATGTTCAGCGAAGAAGATATGCGCGAGTTTGCCATGCGTGTTCAGAACCTTGGCATAGACACGCTGCGCGGAGCGATAATGCTAGACCGTTCTATGAAAGATACAGTGAAGTGGGGTGAGGGATGGTGCTGGGATGACAAGAATCCTGAGCTTACTCCGCTGCTTGTTGACAGGAAGCCATGTTTCGTGGAGAATTTCCTCATAGAACTGTCACAGCTGGGAATAGTTGTTGACAGCATTTCACTGTTTGAAGAGCCTGCGCCTGAGGATGCTATTCCCCTTTATGTATGTGAGCACAACATTGACCAGTTGCTCATGAAGATGATGAAGGACAGCGACAACCTCTATGCCGAGTGTCTTTACTATCATCTGGCGGCAAGTCTCGGAAGGCATCCGGCACGTGCCCAGTATGCACAGTCGTTGGAGCGCAGTCTGGTGGGAACACTCGGACTGGACAGCAGCAAGTACAGGTTTGCCGATGGTAGCGGACTGTCACTATATAACTATGTGTCACCGGAATTGCTCTCAAGGCTCCTTCAATATGCCTGGCGCACTCCGCGAATAAAGAGCCATTTGTTGCCTTCGCTGCCAGTGGCCGGCGTTGACGGAACGTTGAAGAAACGCATGAAGAACACCGTTGCTGAGGGTAATGTGAGGGCGAAGACAGGAACGCTGACGGGTGTTATCTCACTTGCAGGATACTGCACCGCTGCCAACGGACATGACCTCTGCTTCGTCATTATGAATCAGGGCGTCCTCAAATGGCGTGATACACGCGACTTCCAAGACCGGCTGTGCGTGATACTATGTGAAGAATGA